The Cryptomeria japonica chromosome 2, Sugi_1.0, whole genome shotgun sequence region AGCAAAATGGAGTGGTGGCAGTATCCTGTAGCCTTTGGTATCACTAGGATCTCATGCTTGTGTTCTTTGGACTAGTGCATAttcaccttggcttgttccttttcttccataggtggcatgttggaggatgatagGGATTGTTGCCAAAGATGGTGGACATCTTGGATGTTGTTGTTGGTGTCCTGGTGGAGCATGAGAGCATGGTTTGGATATGTAGTTTCATGGATGGCAGTGATGATGTGATTTCATTGGGTGGCTCGTAAATCTCGGTGTTTCTAATGACTCTTGAAAGGTCTtcgtcaagtgggagattgttgggattaaggtgcctcGACCTTAGGAGTCCCaaggataatgatttaattaattaaatggtcctaTGTTgcagattttattcatttaatgatATATTATAAGTTTCCAAAGTGCTATGCTACATTGCGGAACCCAATGGCAAGTTGAGTTGCAATTAGCATTGAGAGTGggaaattgtgacacttgtcacaaggaggGACTTTTGAAGAAGAGCAATGCTTAGGAGAGCTCCTCAAAATTCCTTCCAAGTGACATGTGGCAATGGTTTTGTCTTATTTTATGCGCGGATTTGGAAAGATTCTCAGCGAGACCAAATCTTCTACTCGGATAGGCTTGGATTAAAATGGAAAGTCCTAATTTGGCAAAAGGCTTGTTTTACTCATCTTGGACACCTTGTATGTGAGgattaaataatatttgtattaaatattgTTTATGCCAGAGTTACACAAAAAAGGAGTTTCTATATTACATGTTGAGGATACACTGAATGTGGACATATTTGCAAATACATTGAATGTGGACACATTAGAAGCTGCTATTTTTTGCATTGCAAGCTCTATAAATACAAGTGTTTGTGAGAAGAGATTATGTGAGAGGAGTTCATTTCATAGGGGTTATGTTGCTAGATTTTCTCCAGGATGGAAtaggatgtaaatctccatgtaaaggcTTACAGCCAAAAGATTGTATTGTAATTGTATCTGTTGCTGAATAATACAATGGCTTTGtgtttttggagtgtggggttttgtTACCAGATATAGTTTTCcccctatgttaccccaagtttccgagACAGGGACGGCAGGGGACAGGGGTACGTGTTTCCGGGACGgttttttttttgccaattttggggacagctaggggatggcaaaggggactgctatataaaaatagggaaaattaaaatatatagggaaatttaaaatattcatagataaaacatgcacatatacattatagaacacatataagaactagcagagttcttatggcaaatttgtgtcaaattgagagtcaaagtcaatttgcgtatagaattcattgtcaaaattcactgtcTACATGCAGAAATTATGGGGATGTCCCCTAGGAGTCCCTTGTCCCCAAGACGGGGACGCCTGAAATAAAAAACCGGGGGCGCGTCCCCAGGTAACGtagttttccccacataaatttgtgtgttgtattcttttgtctctttctttctgttTAATGATTCTGTAATGTTGAATCTTAATGTATGCATGCTGTTGTTGAAACAGATTGATTTGGCAAGATCTAaaattgcaatcactttcctctaaggtTTTAATCGTGGGAAATAAATTGTGCCTGATTCTGCTTTATGGCATAGTAGTATGTGTTTGTATCAACATATTGTCATTTGTTTGTGAAGAAGAAGCAATAGATATTGGATGCGCATCTTGATCTCAAATGGCTTTTCTAGGATGCCCAATTTCCCTTCAACTTTTTGCTGATTATGTTATTTGCTCGTGGTCCATTGTACATCTTTAGAAGATCTATATTGTTTTATGTGAGGTGGCATGCACGACAAAGTGGCTTGCATGAATAATGGAGAAACAGTTGTTATTGACCGCCATACGCATAAAAAGGTACCCTATTATTCTAAATATTAATTGATTTTTATAGAAGCAGCTGCATTTGTCTCCATTGGCTGTCATACCACCTCGGTTTATAAAGACTACAAATTGCTACATTCTCTAATTCATGAGTGGTTGTACGACCAAACTCAGGGGTAGGCTTCATTTTTTGGACTTGTAAACCCCTTTTTCTAGGCTATTGATAGAGGATTGGGCCTTTGGGAAAAAAAATTATGTGGACTTGATGTAGGTATGAGCTTAGCGTATTTGTGAAGTGGGACGTGTGGCTGCAGTTTCCTCTTTGAGTGTAGTATTTTACTCCACCAAAGCTGGTCAATATTGGAAGATGGTGTGAGTTCCTTGGACTGAAGTATTTCCCTTTTGCAAGCCATGGTTATCTGATTGCCAGCAAATTCTTCCTCAAAGTGATGTTAGAATTACAGCAGAGGCAACTTTAATCTGTCGACTGCGATTTGAAGTCAGCAAGTACAGTTCGTGTGGGTTCACTAGCCTTATTGCTGAGTTGGAAGGGGTCATGGTATTCCTGGAAGGCTCTGTTTGCTGGTATATTGAAAGCTCTAGTATCTCCATTAGTACTGTAACCTACAAATTGAGGTCAGAGATCTCACTTGTATAAACCTTCAAGTCATTTTCTGTTACAATATTGCTGTGCTCTAATACTATCAACTGTCCATGTTGCATATTTGTATAAATTACATTTCTGTTCTGAACATTTTATGAGTTATTTCAATATAAATCAACTTAGATTATACTGAACCTGCCAATCCACAAAATACTATGATTTGAATGCAAGAAAACTATTAGCTATGTTATTTGATACTTTGACTTGGGAAGAAGGGCAAAAATTTGGTGCAGAGTTGGGGTTGGAACTTTACATCAAAACAAAAGGATAAAGACAATTCTTAAGGAGTAATAATGCCAACAACAGAAAATGAGGAAAGGTGCATAGGGGATCCCTTGCAAAAGTGAAAGACATTTATTGAAAAGAATTCATACAGTAAAATGTTTGATAATATCATGCTTTAAAAAACATAAGACTTACCTTTACAtttaatatacaataaaaatgaagCATAACTGGAAGAGACATAACTTTTCGAGACTTGTACTAAATTGAAAGAGCGCATATGACATATAATATAAGCTATATATATGGGTTCATAGTTTTACCAGACATTCCTGAGCTTTGATGTTTTCAAGTATACTAagttattttttaggattttaagaagcCTTTTGCATTGTGCTGCTTCATTCTGCCCCTCCTTTCCTCGAAATGTAAGGTCACTTTTGAAGATTCTAAGATTACTATTGGGGATTATATCTCTAGTCTTTTAGATGAAAGCTAGTCAAGTATGTgccaaacaacatttttttaggAAGCATATTGTAGATGACAGCTAGTTAAATTTGTGCTAAGCTTTTTTTGATGAAAAAATACTACACAGTTTTTCCCCAGAAGCGTTTACAAATTCATTACATGGACTGTGGAAATATCATGTCTTTAAGTATATTGTAGTTTCTGATCTGGTAGCCTCATCAGGGATCTTCTTGCCTAGATGCTTTGAGGAATTATGGTTCTTTAGGCACTCCCTTGTTATTTATTCTGTACATCTTATGTAATACATAACCTGGTTTTATTTATCCATACACCCACAAAAATAATAGACCATTACTAATACTGAATAGATCAATGGTGATTAGTTTGAAGGGCCCTTTATACATTTGTCATGTCAACCTGCACAAGAAATGTAGATGATCTGACTTGTCATGTAAACCTGCACAAGAAATGCAGATATCAGCCCAATTAACCAGTTCAGAAAAGCTATTTATTGTCTCCAACAAGAAATGAGACAAAATGACATGTTAAGTGTTGTTATCTCCAATTTATCAATTACACGTTCATGATTAATTCTACCCTATTAAATCTGGATGTTCTTTAAGTCATTCATTTCATGGTAGCAAAAGTCTTACTTGGGAATAGCTTGGCCAACCCAAAGACAAAGATTTCCTTAACAATTCATACTAATATACTATTATCCCCAGGTTTTATTTATCCCCTTACACCCACAAAAATAATAGAGCATTACTGATATATGACAAAAATTAATACTGAAAAGATCAATGGTGTTTATTTTGAAGGGGTCTTTCTAGGCTTGTCATGCCCACCTGCACAAGAAATACAGATGTCTTAGCCCAATTAACCAGTTCAGAAAAGCTATATATTGTCTCCAACAAAAAATGAGATAAAATGACATATAAGTGTTGCTGTCTCTAATTAtcaattgcacattcatgattACTCCTACCCCATAGCATCTGAATATGCCTTAAATCATCCATCTCTTAGGAGCAAAAATCTTTCTTGGGAATAACTTGGCAAACCCAATGATAAAGATTTCTTCAAAAAACAGGGATTTACTGAGGAAGAAATTGGGTTAAGGCTAGGGAAAAAAACACAGCAGATACCCACAATTATTGTGGAATATCACAAAAAAATCCAGTTGCATTGTTTCTCCTGGGttagtcatacttttcttgcaatTTAATGATGCTTTATTCAGTTAAAGATGTTGACCTAAGTGTTtcataaaattttgattttgtttcatTGAAAATTTTGGCAAACCCCTGCAGTGGTGACTTATCATGATTAAATCACAATTTCTGCTTCTATGAGTCATCTAAATTCATGGCCTCTTGTTAACTCCCTTTGTTGCTTACACATATGTGAACAGAAGATTAGACACATTGTACACTTTAGTAGCAGGAGTGAGCTACAAGGATCTTTATTATTTGATTCACAATGTCCTAGTTTTCAGTGCACAAGACATGCATTGCTGTTGTACTCAAATGATTTCAATGTCACTTCTCTTGTATGAGCACTTATGGTTTCTTTTTCATCCACACCTACTTTACATATCCACCAAGATAAATAATTACTTGCTAATTTCATGTTTGTCTTGACTGGGATGAAATTTATGGTTTTTCTGTTTCCTGGAATCCACCTGTGCAGAGTTTGCAGCAGTACACATTAAAAATGGGAATGGCATAATTACCCTAATTGCTTTTCTTGAAGATCCAGAAGTGGACCATCGGATACATGCATTCAAGCTGATAAGTGTTCTCTCAGAGAGATTAGGCCAGCAATTTGCAGATGCCATGAGAAGCAATCAACTAATCTTGCTGAAAGAAAAATTGGTCAGTCCTGGGTCAAATACACGTGAAGAAGGATCAGCAGCTGCATGCATACTTGCTAACCTGCCTCTTTCAGATGAAGAAGTGAAAAGGGTATTGGGTGTAGATCTTATTGGATGGATTGTTAATGCCCTTACAGAACGAAAAGGGAGTAGAGTTGGAAGAAATGCATGGGCTGAAGCCACCATGGTGGAGGGCCTCCTTGGGGTTCTGCTTCATTTCACTCGTTGTACAGACAAGATTGTATTAGATTGTGTTCAACAAAATCAGCTGATGCTTGTTTTTAAAGAGCATCTCATGCACTATAGGCAACCTAAGGCAAAGCAACTATCTGCTAAAGGACTGCAGTATTTATCAGAGGCAGCCCGTATTGTAGCTAGGGACTTAGAACCTCAACGTCCACAAGGCTGGTGTGTTTCTATCAGGTTAATGTGTATGAGCTCTCCACCTTCTCCAACTTTATGTCCTGTGCATGGAGTACCATGTGATGAAGATAGCACATTCTGTTTAGTTAAAGCTAACGCAGTTAAACCCCTTGTTGAGCTTCTTGAGGATAACAATTTTGATGTTCAGATAGCAGCTATAGAAGCCCTATCAACTCTTCTTTCTGATTCAAATAATTTAAGACTCTGTGTGGAAGAACTGGATAAAGTAGAAGCTGTGAAGGGAATCATTGATTTATTCTTTGTGATTAGACCTGGGCAACTACAGGAAAAAATagtgtggatgatagaaagaatTTTACGTGTGGAAGATCAAGCCCAAAAGTATTCTATTGATCAGAGTCTAGTAAAAGCATTGGTAGAAGCATTCAAGCATGGAAATCCAAGGACCAGAGATTTGGCTCAAATTGCTCTTACCAATCTTAAGCAGCTGTCTGGAGTTAGCGGTGGAGTGCAGCCTCGTTCTCGGCAGCTAAGAGTTGGGAATCACAGGTGAAATATGTGTATATGTTGTACAAAATATCTAAACAATTTGTACTCTTTGTCTTCTCTTTTAATTTATGAAACCTTTAATTCATAGTAGTAACCAAGGGTTATCTAGCATCAAGACGTGGTCAAAATCCTGTATGAGTATACATTCATTTTGGGACTCATTCTTCTACATGATATTAGTGTGTATTAGTTTCGGATCTATCGTTACCCCCTTGAGAATGCTCATTGGATATTTAAAGAACAATTTTGCAGAGAGTAATAAGCTTCTGTTAGTCTTTTGGGGATTTCTGGTTCAAACTTATCTTGATTTTCTCTGGTTTGTTTTGTGTTTCTCTATTATTGATTATTAAATACATAACCTAAGGTTTGAATGAAAAGCCCCTTAATGTTCAAAGAGCATTTATTTGATACAGGAAAGACCATATAGTCTACCTTGAAAACATTTAATTTACAATAATATGCTCATATGCACTAAGCATAAGGTATAGATCTTAGCTTATCTCATGACAAACCTAAGTTGGGCCGTTATATTTTCTAATTCTTAAAAGAGCTATGCTGTGTCCTCATCTTTAGTTTTGCGTAGATGCTTTATCAAAAAAGAGCACATCCTTTTGCAACATCAACTTCTAAATATTATTGTTAGAAAGAAAAGCAAGATCAATTGCTTTCCGTGTAGTGCAACAGAGTAGGGTTTTTCTTACTTGAAATAGATCTTTGACTTTGTTCTTGCATGTGTTAAAATACAGTGCAGATATATGTCTTCATTTCTTCTTCGATAGTTTTGCAAACTTAATTATTCAATCTCATTTGATTTTATTATGTTTGCCAGTGTAGGCTGTGTTTCATATTTTCTGTATACCTAAATTTTTTTCATGCATCTTTTACACTGCTAaacttttatgttttttctgtttgtaATCCAATCATTGGAACTTTTTGTAATGCAAGTAGCTAATTATTTTGCACCTCTTTGTTTTGGGCCTTTAGTTTGCATTCTGCCATGGAGTTGCAGGATCTGAGACTCAATTCTTTTGCCCTAGCTTTGTTTTCTTCCTTACCTAGCTATCTTCCACCTGCTATTTTCTGCCATAATTGCAATCTCTCTACCTTTATTTGTTTTGCATT contains the following coding sequences:
- the LOC131061982 gene encoding U-box domain-containing protein 43, producing MSEYLGIDNAVEARLSQLLYLEEKRDNAIDNFAKHQEVVKRWFDRRAKVKTFHISDLVLCWDKAHERKGEHNKFDNLWLGPFQISEILEENAFQLRTLTGSEDVQVKMADCLAKMTLANNGKELIARKGAKVLVNMLSSTLEAKTSSLQALFNLSTLDENSAVLVDAGILPPLMNILFKVHSLHNPAPTNLKELSAATLANIVSKAGHWEFAAADSEGNSLQSEVIVHNLLALLTHVGPNWKVKLLQILYGIALSPQAAEFAAVHIKNGNGIITLIAFLEDPEVDHRIHAFKLISVLSERLGQQFADAMRSNQLILLKEKLVSPGSNTREEGSAAACILANLPLSDEEVKRVLGVDLIGWIVNALTERKGSRVGRNAWAEATMVEGLLGVLLHFTRCTDKIVLDCVQQNQLMLVFKEHLMHYRQPKAKQLSAKGLQYLSEAARIVARDLEPQRPQGWCVSIRLMCMSSPPSPTLCPVHGVPCDEDSTFCLVKANAVKPLVELLEDNNFDVQIAAIEALSTLLSDSNNLRLCVEELDKVEAVKGIIDLFFVIRPGQLQEKIVWMIERILRVEDQAQKYSIDQSLVKALVEAFKHGNPRTRDLAQIALTNLKQLSGVSGGVQPRSRQLRVGNHR